One Pantoea eucalypti genomic region harbors:
- a CDS encoding CidA/LrgA family protein — MALALTPLSNRAVQWLSLPLQVGLYIGLFVASQQLVSWLHLPLPANIVGMLVLLALIVTRIVPLNWVKAGSRWLLAEMLLFFIPAVVAVVNYGALLRVDGWRICVVIGVSTTLVLASTAWVVDRLYQYEVARAARKQNPDA, encoded by the coding sequence ATGGCGTTAGCACTCACTCCACTCAGCAACCGCGCAGTGCAATGGCTTAGCCTGCCACTGCAGGTAGGGTTATATATTGGCCTGTTTGTCGCCAGTCAACAGCTGGTGAGCTGGCTGCACCTGCCACTGCCTGCCAATATCGTCGGGATGCTGGTGCTGCTGGCGTTGATCGTAACGCGGATTGTGCCGCTGAACTGGGTAAAAGCCGGGTCACGCTGGCTGCTGGCCGAAATGTTGCTGTTTTTTATTCCGGCGGTAGTGGCGGTCGTGAACTATGGCGCGCTGCTGCGTGTGGATGGCTGGCGCATCTGTGTGGTGATTGGTGTCAGTACGACGCTGGTGCTGGCGTCGACCGCCTGGGTCGTGGACCGGCTTTATCAGTATGAAGTCGCGCGCGCCGCGCGTAAGCAGAATCCAGATGCGTGA